The following nucleotide sequence is from Gammaproteobacteria bacterium.
TGCCGCCGACGCCCCCGGAGGAAGGGGGCACAAAACGGGCTTACGTCGCCGATCAGGGAAGGTGTTCCGAGAGGTGGAGGTAGGACTGGACGTCGATTTGCTCGGGGCGCAGGGTGGGGTCGATGCCGGCCGCGGCGATCTGCTCTTTGTTCGCGAGGCCGCGCAGGGCGTTGGCGACGGTTTTGCGGCGCTGCGAGAAGGCCTGGCGCACGACGCGATCGAAGGTGTCGGGGCGGTGGATGCGGTAGCGTGAATCGGGCGTCAGCCTGACCACCATCGAATGCACCTTCGGAGGGGGCTCGAACGCGCCCGGCGCAACGGAAAAGCACGGCTCGGCGCGGCAGCGGGCCGCCGCCGTGACCGACAGGCGGCCGTAGCGGCGGCTGCCCGGAGACGCACACAGCCGCTCGGCCACCTCGCGCTGCAGCATGACGGTCATGTCGCGGAACCCGGCCGCGCTCTCAAGCAGGCGGAACAGCAGGGGCGTGCTCAGGTAATAGGGCAGATTGCCTATCAGGCGCAGGCGCGCATCGGGAACCCCGATGCC
It contains:
- the rsmA gene encoding 16S rRNA (adenine(1518)-N(6)/adenine(1519)-N(6))-dimethyltransferase RsmA; translated protein: MKKRPRLGQHFLTDASVIQQIISTAAPGAGEHFVEIGPGRGALTGPLLSKGAIVHAVEIDSALAQGLRERFPHEPLNVHLADALEFDYAALEGIGVPDARLRLIGNLPYYLSTPLLFRLLESAAGFRDMTVMLQREVAERLCASPGSRRYGRLSVTAAARCRAEPCFSVAPGAFEPPPKVHSMVVRLTPDSRYRIHRPDTFDRVVRQAFSQRRKTVANALRGLANKEQIAAAGIDPTLRPEQIDVQSYLHLSEHLP